ccactatatatatatatagtttttccactcaaatttttgtttgtatatcgatatacataatatgtatatttatagttgcaaaatatagagcaactgtgtttatctatggatttatattttatactccattgtggtaagaaaaaaaaaattcagagcaactgcgtttatctatggatttatattttatactccattgtggtaagggaaaatccaaaagatttatattttatactccattgtggtaagcgaaaaaaaaaaaaaattcagaacaactttgtttatctatgaattaatatttttatacttcattgtggtaagggaaaatccaaaaaaaaaaaaaaaaaaatgttacagTGATttcgctacagtgctacagtagctgctacagtagctacagtatTTTCGGGATAGGTGGCGTGGTATGGTTGGTGTGTTTTGTCCATATTTAGTgtgtagtataatataatataatataatataatgatttGCAACAGCTTATAAATCAAGTCATACAAGGAGGAAGGGTTAACCTATCTAAACTGAGCCAAAGCAAGTTATAGCCAGAACTCAGTTAACACCTTTATGAACTAATAGATGAAATAAATTTACCAAGTTATACATATATTGATATTGATCATCACATTCACATATAAGATTATAAATTGGTTCTTTCAATAGTTTTGAAAAGATAAAATGAACCACATAAGTTAATGATGATTAAACTTGATAAACAGATAAATGGAGAATGTTTTTTTTATTCAGGTCATTGGGGAGGACGAATTATCTATACTCAAATGTACACGACTTAATTGAATTATCCAATGACCGTTTTCGACTCTTAATCTAACCACTCCAAAGTATGTTGCTAGTAAAGCTTCAACCTAAAACGTCCTATGTAAAGGATACTAACTATTGGACATCTTGTGATGGTTTAATAAGTGACATAAATTATGGTTGCAGTTTATTTAAAGTAAATATAAAGCTACAAAGGTGCAATAACAAATGGTATATGTGATATGACACATGTTTTTAAATATGCATCACTAATTTATGTATCCCAATCTATTTCTGTGGAGATATttctaattttatatattaaaacataccaATTGGTCAACTCTGCAACCCTTATTCAACAAATGTCAAACTAACAAAATATTCATTGGACAACAATAGTTAACAGAACACCTAATTTCTTGGTACATCTCATAACATCATTGTACGGCTAAGGTTTCATTTCAAACAATATTGTTCAAACTTAGTGTTTTCAGCCTGTTTTGTTTCTGATGCATGCATGACAATTAGTTTTGTATCCAAAGATGCCGACACCATACGCCCAGGATGATTTAAGTTTCATACCTCCAATTAAGCCTGTTCCAAAAGAAGCTTTTGTTTGTACTCCCGTACACGAAAAACATCCTTTCGGTGTTTTTCTCTCTCGAGACACCCCTGACGAAATAACATTCGCGCTTATTTTATTAGAGCTTTCCTTGATCCTTGTGATCACgcacattcttcatcatcttcttaaaCCTTTCAGACAACCTAAAGTTATATCTGAGATCCTTGTAAGTCCATGAATGCGTTTAATAtaatttttctaattattattattcattacttTTAAGTTATATCTTTCTATGTTTTAAGGCAGGGTTAATTGTTGGACCATCATGTTTAATGCGAAATCCAAAGTTTGCAGCATGGATATTTCCAGGTCAAGCAGCGTTTATTCACAGGAATATCGGTTCATTTGCTTTCATGTATTTCTTATTTGTTTCCGGGGTGAAAATGGATCTTTTGATGATAAAAAAAGCAACAAAAAAACATTGGTATATCGCGTTATTTGGCATGTTCGTACCACTAGCTGCAACTGCAGGGGTTGCATTACTAGTCCGAAATTCGTTAGAGCCTGAAATGAAAAAAGGGTCTTCGATTTGGGGAGTTAGTGCAGCGTTAGCTATAACATCATTTCCTGTTCTTCATCCAATCATTCGTGAATTTAACCTTTTGAGTTCAGATATTGGACGAATGGCGTTAGCCACGGCTGTTATTGGTGACGTGGTAGGACTCTACGGGATCACATCGTTTGAGGCCGCGAAACAAGGTGAAGGTCGGCCTATGGCGGCTTTAGGATACATACTCTCTTTGATAGCTTTTATGGTAACGATCTTTTATGGAAATCGATCGATGATGTTTTGGATTATTAAAAACACACCGGAAGGTAAACCAGTTGAGCAATTTTACATAATTGCAATATTGGGAGCAGTTTTAGTGTGGGGATTTATGAGTGATTTCTTTGGAATTGCATTAGCTAATGGTCCTATGTGGTTCGGTTTAGCTATCCCTGATGGTCCGCCTTTAGGAGCCACTTTGGTCCAGAAAAGCGAGTCGTTTATTAATGACATCTTGATGCCATTTGCATATATCAACATGGGTTTGATGACTGATATTTTCGGCATGTGGACCGAGTGGGCTAAGTTAAAGCCACTTCTCTATATAATCATGACTGGATATTTGAGTAAGTTTTTGTCAACACTATTTATGACTCGATTCTTTGAGATGCCGATTAGAGAAGGAGTCACTTTAAGTTTGATCATGAGCTTAAGAGGTCAAGTTGAGTTCTTGTTGTTCATTCACTGGTTGGACTTCAAGGTTTGCTCTTTCACCCTCCTTATAATCACTAAGGATGTGTTTGTTTACTTCCTAATTTAATTTAATGGTTCAATGAATGCTGTCATTCTGCATTCAACGCGTTTCTTTCTTACTTTTGAATAACATATGATCGCTTCGAACCATTTAAAGTTGAAATACTCTCTTAACCGTTAAGCACGTAAAGTTTttgtaatattatttttaaattatatcaagAAGACTTATTAAATAACTATATTGAatttttatttattcatttaaagATTCATAACGTAATTTTACCTGATTCATAATGTTCATTCTGAATAACTATCAAACAGCAGAACAAAGTTAATCCAaaacctttgaatcattcagattatgaaccattcaaTGCTTAATCATTATGTTTTATCATACGCATCCTAGAACGATAACGATTGTCTTGTTGTATAACTTGGAATTGTTTTTGCAGATGATAGGGCTTCCGCAGTTTACAATGTTTGTACTTTTTACGACGTTGCTAACAAGTATATTAACACCAATGATCAACATGTTCTACAATCCTAACCGGCCGTACATGATCAACAAACGAAGAAACATTCAACACACTCCTCCAAATACAGAACTCCAAATACTAGTTTGCTTCATGGAGGAAGACAGCTGCCCTGGTCTGATTCATCTTCTAGAAGTTTCTAACCCGACTGTACATAGTCCTTTCTTGGTTTACGCTCTTCATCTAGTCGAGCTTGTGGGACGAGCCGCTCCTATGTTCATCGACCATTTGGAGGAACAAAAGAATAATGATAAAGACGATATAGATGAAAACGAGGCAACACATAAAGCGTTTCATGGTATTCAAGAAATGCGAAGAGATATCGTTAAGATCCACTCGTTTACTTCGGTTGCACCGAAAAGAAGTATGTATCAAGATGTTTGTGAGCTCGCGTTGAACAAAAA
The window above is part of the Rutidosis leptorrhynchoides isolate AG116_Rl617_1_P2 chromosome 1, CSIRO_AGI_Rlap_v1, whole genome shotgun sequence genome. Proteins encoded here:
- the LOC139844323 gene encoding cation/H(+) antiporter 24; the protein is MPTPYAQDDLSFIPPIKPVPKEAFVCTPVHEKHPFGVFLSRDTPDEITFALILLELSLILVITHILHHLLKPFRQPKVISEILAGLIVGPSCLMRNPKFAAWIFPGQAAFIHRNIGSFAFMYFLFVSGVKMDLLMIKKATKKHWYIALFGMFVPLAATAGVALLVRNSLEPEMKKGSSIWGVSAALAITSFPVLHPIIREFNLLSSDIGRMALATAVIGDVVGLYGITSFEAAKQGEGRPMAALGYILSLIAFMVTIFYGNRSMMFWIIKNTPEGKPVEQFYIIAILGAVLVWGFMSDFFGIALANGPMWFGLAIPDGPPLGATLVQKSESFINDILMPFAYINMGLMTDIFGMWTEWAKLKPLLYIIMTGYLSKFLSTLFMTRFFEMPIREGVTLSLIMSLRGQVEFLLFIHWLDFKMIGLPQFTMFVLFTTLLTSILTPMINMFYNPNRPYMINKRRNIQHTPPNTELQILVCFMEEDSCPGLIHLLEVSNPTVHSPFLVYALHLVELVGRAAPMFIDHLEEQKNNDKDDIDENEATHKAFHGIQEMRRDIVKIHSFTSVAPKRSMYQDVCELALNKKTSLIILPYSLSSIGSLAGSDMVQNNNKSLNNTVLDHAPCSVAILVDKGDFRGPINNVRMSVVDLKYHFAMLFLGGADAREALACADRMATNPNVSLTVIRFLAHNGEGEKDLEKKLDDGLVTAFWVKYEGNERVAYREVVVRNGEETVAAIRAMNSESYDLWIVGRKLGINPVLIEGLDSWSESLELGVIGDYVASVDLGSKASVLVVQQQVLRDKEMNSGGLQGRISRYFNSLC